From a single Halobellus ruber genomic region:
- a CDS encoding AbrB/MazE/SpoVT family DNA-binding domain-containing protein → MSAETDRQGRLYIPKEVRKKYGERYHIVTYEDRIELIPVADDPLAAVREAAGGLRDASVEEVREDIEEEAKVDAREKDADR, encoded by the coding sequence ATGTCAGCGGAGACGGACCGGCAGGGTCGACTGTACATCCCCAAGGAGGTGCGGAAGAAGTACGGTGAACGGTATCACATCGTGACCTACGAGGACAGAATCGAACTCATTCCGGTTGCAGACGACCCGCTCGCCGCCGTCCGTGAGGCGGCAGGTGGCCTCCGTGATGCGTCCGTCGAGGAGGTTCGAGAGGACATCGAAGAGGAAGCGAAGGTAGACGCCCGAGAGAAGGACGCCGATAGATGA